One segment of Fimbriiglobus ruber DNA contains the following:
- a CDS encoding nuclear transport factor 2 family protein — protein MPDQLSPDVELLHAAYAAFNARDIDAALATMAPDVEWPKAFKGGFARGRQEVRAYWTEQWSEIDPRVQPTSFHPEAGGRILVHVHQVVRDMAGGVVADGYVGHHFTIESGLIRAMEVCPLPPPDQGA, from the coding sequence ATGCCAGATCAGCTATCGCCAGACGTCGAACTGCTCCACGCGGCCTACGCCGCCTTCAACGCGCGAGACATTGACGCTGCCCTCGCCACCATGGCTCCGGATGTCGAATGGCCGAAGGCGTTCAAAGGCGGCTTCGCCCGCGGCCGTCAGGAGGTCCGTGCCTACTGGACGGAGCAGTGGTCCGAGATCGACCCGCGTGTCCAACCGACCTCCTTTCACCCGGAGGCTGGCGGTCGGATTCTCGTCCATGTGCATCAAGTCGTCCGCGACATGGCCGGGGGCGTCGTCGCCGACGGGTACGTCGGTCACCACTTCACGATCGAGTCTGGCTTGATCCGAGCCATGGAAGTGTGCCCACTCCCGCCGCCCGATCAGGGGGCCTAG
- a CDS encoding VOC family protein, with translation MEQVVGIGGVFFKSRDPKALAAWYREHLGVPVEPEQTYGVFTSAAAGEQAVWSAFPADTSYFGSGPAPFMVNYRVRNLDAMLAQLRAAGAPVDDRVEDYGYGRFGWATDPEGNRFELWEPRSPGQG, from the coding sequence ATGGAACAGGTAGTTGGAATCGGCGGTGTCTTCTTCAAGTCGCGCGATCCCAAGGCGCTCGCCGCCTGGTATCGCGAACACCTGGGCGTGCCCGTCGAACCGGAGCAGACCTACGGAGTTTTCACGTCTGCCGCGGCGGGCGAGCAGGCGGTTTGGTCGGCGTTCCCTGCGGACACCTCCTACTTCGGTTCGGGCCCGGCGCCGTTCATGGTCAATTATCGCGTCCGAAACCTCGACGCCATGTTGGCCCAACTCCGGGCGGCGGGGGCGCCGGTCGATGACCGCGTCGAGGATTACGGCTATGGCCGGTTCGGCTGGGCGACCGACCCGGAGGGTAACCGATTCGAGCTGTGGGAGCCGCGCTCACCCGGACAGGGATAA
- a CDS encoding transposase codes for MGVYTRLSPRVIPNEVFAAAAEHCQTVFAFGDAVVCTAAMLWTVLVWAAARTASLSRAVHRLYPGTHDQTFWNLLRVHLPRQVPALERRLNRLLRLPALLPRLAGRAVTLAVDYHAIPYYGAPKKSARQLRRGKPDRGTTKFHTYATVCVVVAGWRYTLALTWVRAKETPTDVLERLWAEVAASGIVCKTALLDRYFFTVPVMAWLQDHNLPFIIPVVMRGRKPKRGRKAKGMRACRNWKAGSYPYTHRAGKDAVDIRLVVTYKSYRRHRTKTRHTKKLFFATWKVRLSPVDVRETYRTRFGIEASYRQLNHSRARTSSRDPLYRLLLVGLSLFLRNVWQWLVGTARPSKTHGRKANRPVAASTPPRYQDILDDFSEYLFQQSQHPNPPSHAS; via the coding sequence ATGGGAGTGTATACCCGGTTGTCGCCTCGTGTCATCCCCAACGAGGTGTTCGCGGCCGCCGCCGAGCATTGCCAAACCGTTTTCGCGTTCGGTGATGCGGTGGTCTGCACGGCCGCCATGCTCTGGACGGTCCTGGTGTGGGCGGCGGCTCGCACCGCGTCGTTATCCCGTGCCGTCCACCGACTGTACCCCGGAACCCACGACCAGACGTTCTGGAACCTCCTCCGGGTCCACCTGCCCCGGCAGGTACCGGCTCTCGAACGACGACTCAACCGGTTGCTTCGGCTCCCCGCCCTGTTGCCCCGATTGGCCGGTCGGGCGGTCACCCTGGCGGTCGATTACCATGCCATCCCGTACTACGGCGCCCCAAAAAAAAGTGCCCGCCAACTCCGCCGCGGCAAACCCGACCGCGGGACCACCAAGTTCCATACGTATGCCACCGTGTGTGTCGTCGTCGCCGGTTGGCGGTACACGTTGGCCCTGACCTGGGTCCGCGCCAAGGAGACGCCGACCGACGTTCTCGAGCGCCTGTGGGCCGAGGTGGCGGCCAGCGGGATTGTGTGCAAGACGGCTCTCCTCGACCGCTACTTCTTCACCGTGCCGGTGATGGCGTGGCTCCAGGATCACAATCTCCCGTTCATCATCCCGGTGGTCATGCGGGGCCGCAAACCCAAGCGGGGCCGCAAGGCCAAGGGGATGCGCGCGTGCCGGAACTGGAAGGCGGGCTCGTACCCGTACACCCACCGGGCGGGGAAGGACGCGGTCGACATCCGGTTGGTCGTGACGTACAAGTCGTATCGCCGCCACCGCACGAAGACGCGGCACACGAAGAAGCTGTTCTTCGCGACCTGGAAGGTGCGATTGTCTCCGGTCGATGTCCGCGAGACGTATCGGACGCGGTTCGGGATCGAAGCCAGCTACCGCCAGTTGAACCACTCCCGGGCTCGGACCTCCTCACGGGATCCACTGTACCGGTTGTTGCTGGTCGGGCTGTCGCTGTTCTTGCGGAACGTGTGGCAATGGCTGGTCGGGACCGCCCGTCCGTCAAAGACGCATGGCCGGAAGGCAAACCGACCGGTCGCGGCATCCACACCCCCGCGGTATCAGGATATCCTCGATGACTTCAGCGAGTACCTGTTCCAGCAGTCGCAACATCCAAACCCACCATCACATGCGTCGTGA
- a CDS encoding TIGR02996 domain-containing protein codes for MSDEAAFLRAILASPGDATTRLVYADWLEEHDDTRRAEFLRIDTEVERLKGEGKSDPASEGRLGELSAAVDPAWLALVTILGHPFLEPFTGERFCYSEPPALPFADRIGTRGGVAVFETQFTDPRAWAQGLPEDLRFLSTLELGECAYGAASVPVYPFICELGVDRWPLTAADVLAALKAHQFRSAHIRTLDATTIPYPGYHMGSDNDEIHNDFSDQYIFEHEEVDEFEGTHGVLKRYVGGPLWYVLLHPTRDDGFAAAYVILLAVGRSPHGSRLVGVITQQMCHSLCE; via the coding sequence ATGAGCGACGAAGCCGCCTTTCTCCGTGCGATCCTCGCTTCACCCGGAGACGCCACTACGCGTCTGGTGTACGCCGACTGGTTGGAGGAGCACGACGACACACGACGGGCCGAATTCCTTCGCATCGACACGGAGGTCGAACGATTGAAAGGCGAGGGCAAGTCGGACCCGGCTTCCGAAGGTCGTCTCGGCGAGTTAAGCGCTGCCGTCGATCCGGCGTGGTTGGCCCTCGTGACGATACTGGGACACCCCTTTCTGGAACCTTTTACGGGCGAAAGGTTCTGCTACTCCGAGCCCCCAGCCCTTCCCTTCGCCGATCGCATCGGCACGCGCGGCGGGGTCGCCGTGTTTGAGACCCAGTTCACCGACCCTCGGGCGTGGGCTCAGGGACTTCCGGAAGACCTGCGGTTCCTGTCCACGTTAGAACTCGGGGAATGTGCGTACGGTGCCGCCAGTGTGCCGGTGTACCCGTTCATCTGTGAGTTGGGTGTGGATCGGTGGCCGTTGACTGCGGCCGATGTCCTGGCCGCGCTGAAGGCCCACCAGTTCCGGAGCGCGCACATCCGCACCCTCGATGCGACCACGATCCCGTACCCGGGGTACCATATGGGCTCCGACAATGACGAGATTCACAACGATTTTTCCGACCAGTACATCTTCGAGCACGAGGAAGTGGACGAGTTCGAAGGAACTCACGGGGTGCTGAAGCGGTATGTGGGGGGTCCGTTGTGGTACGTCCTACTTCACCCGACGAGGGACGACGGGTTCGCAGCGGCCTACGTAATCCTGCTCGCCGTCGGCCGTTCGCCTCATGGGAGCCGACTGGTGGGAGTCATTACCCAGCAGATGTGCCACAGCTTGTGCGAATGA
- the secD gene encoding protein translocase subunit SecD produces the protein MRRNFLVGLLICLIPTALAGVLVGQGFYRETHDQVGFRRGIDLAGGTILVYEVNLDKPLSKLKGPGEDVEEEKTGLSSDDIKKLAENLKRRIDPNDMKNVVVRPVGRSRIEIILPFAGSTGGGKEGTTENEVQDVKSLVRQVGVLEFRILANPTDDGDGIRDARKLIDDAKISPTAKADLEARAKAGLPPPAPEQTYTVEVNKQIQDGVRYEWAELGPEERDTLGVSNAFEKDSPPPRGGKPRAWMYQDLKSTRGGVYPPIAGQSRELFYSRDFIKENPAKDEEGKKVEYFVLTRVSAVDSLRVDRDAGLTATADNQDLKPVVRFGFSGSGATRFTRLTERNRPTESFQRQMAILMDGKVVSAPNLQSALHGGGIITGSFDMPAVNRLVHILRSGALNAELKPDPVSENTVGPTLGQDTIHKGLIAIGLSFAAVLGFMVVYYRFAGLVACVALFVNLLITVGFMELTSAAFTLPGLAGIVLMLGMAVDANVLIYERIREEREKGATLASAIRNGYDRAFPTIIDTHLTSIFTAIVLYAFGNDNLKGFSVSLTVGLIISLFTALYVTRLMFDFWLYKKWITQLRMHQLFARPRIDFMKIRHLMFALTAGLTVAGLGLFLARGEAGLNVDFTKGTAYGGRLKEGQERGLTAAGGKLGLLDLLGEARQRERLEVKDAVWLTKPKQDDDPNATVRLAEYIYKIVYADGTEATVTLANKPDGATEEAQIADLKKRASELPGLSIEQVFLAGVDDHLPSGQSRSFTARTTEKEPDLVQVGLDRLLRDETTGEQLLATTRVTNQQVDGPVAVLTLDKPASPGYLKGFLVRELDLINRVPATGNAPTVEVTGVKSEDQKTATDENRSGRYSKVKVDVSKNPEFKALADAAAAKKPAPTDEAAFKGALGRAITAFEARPIPDRLETFDPALAADTRNKALYAILASWLAILAYLWFRFGNWTFGAAAVLCLVHDLCFTLGMIAVCHYLHDLPVFGTIFKLQDFKIDLAAVAALLTLVGYSVNDTIVVFDRIREVRGKSPVLTAQMINDSVNGTLSRTVLASLTVFLVVGVLYLFGGEGVHLFSFVMVVGVIVGTYSSIYIASPLLLIFGEGTPKTGDRHPGSSTTAQAAVAAQAPGEETLG, from the coding sequence ATGCGTCGTAACTTCCTCGTCGGCCTGCTCATCTGCCTCATCCCGACCGCCCTTGCCGGGGTGTTAGTCGGGCAGGGGTTCTACCGCGAGACCCACGACCAGGTCGGGTTCCGCCGCGGGATCGACCTCGCGGGCGGGACCATCCTGGTCTACGAGGTGAACCTCGACAAGCCCCTCTCCAAGCTCAAGGGGCCGGGCGAGGACGTCGAGGAGGAAAAGACCGGCCTGTCGTCCGACGACATCAAGAAACTGGCCGAGAACCTGAAGCGGCGGATCGACCCGAACGACATGAAGAACGTCGTCGTCCGCCCGGTCGGCCGGTCCCGGATCGAGATCATCCTGCCGTTCGCTGGGTCGACCGGGGGCGGCAAGGAAGGGACCACCGAGAACGAGGTTCAGGACGTCAAGAGCCTCGTCCGCCAGGTCGGGGTACTCGAGTTCCGCATCCTGGCCAACCCGACCGACGACGGGGACGGCATCCGGGACGCCCGCAAGCTCATCGACGACGCGAAGATCAGCCCGACCGCCAAGGCCGACCTCGAAGCCCGGGCCAAGGCCGGCCTGCCGCCGCCGGCCCCCGAGCAGACTTATACCGTTGAGGTCAACAAGCAGATCCAGGACGGCGTCCGCTACGAGTGGGCCGAACTCGGTCCGGAGGAACGGGATACGCTCGGGGTGAGCAACGCGTTCGAGAAGGACTCGCCCCCGCCCCGCGGCGGCAAGCCGCGGGCGTGGATGTACCAGGATCTGAAAAGCACCCGGGGCGGGGTATACCCCCCGATCGCGGGCCAATCCCGCGAGCTGTTCTACAGCCGCGATTTCATCAAAGAGAACCCGGCCAAGGACGAGGAAGGCAAGAAGGTCGAGTACTTCGTCCTGACCCGCGTGTCGGCCGTGGACAGCTTACGGGTCGACCGCGACGCCGGCCTGACGGCGACCGCCGACAATCAGGACCTCAAGCCGGTCGTCCGGTTCGGGTTCTCCGGGTCCGGGGCGACGCGGTTCACCCGCCTGACCGAGCGGAACCGTCCGACCGAGAGCTTCCAGCGGCAGATGGCCATCCTGATGGACGGCAAGGTCGTGTCCGCCCCGAACCTCCAGTCGGCCCTCCACGGCGGCGGCATCATCACCGGGTCGTTCGACATGCCCGCGGTCAACCGCCTCGTCCACATCCTCCGGTCCGGGGCGCTGAACGCCGAACTCAAGCCGGACCCGGTGAGCGAAAACACCGTCGGCCCGACCCTCGGCCAGGACACGATCCACAAGGGCCTGATCGCGATCGGCCTGTCGTTCGCGGCCGTCCTCGGGTTCATGGTCGTGTACTACCGGTTCGCCGGGCTCGTCGCCTGCGTCGCCCTGTTCGTCAACCTGCTCATCACCGTCGGGTTCATGGAACTCACGAGCGCCGCCTTCACCCTCCCGGGTCTGGCCGGGATCGTACTCATGCTCGGGATGGCGGTGGACGCCAACGTGCTGATTTACGAGCGGATCCGCGAGGAGCGGGAAAAGGGGGCGACGCTCGCGTCCGCCATCCGGAACGGGTACGACCGGGCCTTCCCGACCATCATCGACACCCACTTGACCAGCATCTTCACGGCCATCGTCCTGTACGCGTTCGGGAACGACAACCTGAAGGGGTTCAGCGTCAGCCTGACGGTCGGCCTGATCATCAGCCTGTTCACCGCCCTGTACGTGACCCGGCTGATGTTCGACTTCTGGCTGTACAAGAAGTGGATCACGCAACTCAGGATGCACCAGCTCTTCGCCCGCCCGCGAATCGACTTCATGAAGATCCGGCACCTGATGTTCGCCCTGACCGCCGGCCTCACCGTCGCCGGCCTCGGGCTCTTCCTCGCCCGCGGGGAGGCCGGCCTGAACGTCGACTTCACCAAGGGGACGGCCTACGGCGGCCGGCTCAAGGAAGGCCAGGAGCGGGGGCTGACGGCGGCCGGCGGCAAGCTCGGCCTGCTCGACCTGCTCGGGGAAGCCCGCCAGCGGGAGCGCCTCGAAGTCAAGGACGCCGTGTGGCTGACCAAGCCGAAGCAGGACGACGATCCGAACGCCACGGTGCGGTTGGCCGAATACATCTACAAGATCGTGTACGCGGACGGGACCGAGGCGACCGTGACCCTGGCCAACAAGCCAGACGGGGCGACCGAGGAAGCCCAGATCGCGGACCTCAAGAAGCGGGCGAGCGAACTGCCCGGCCTGTCCATCGAGCAGGTGTTCCTGGCCGGCGTCGACGACCACCTGCCGTCGGGCCAGTCCCGGTCGTTCACCGCCCGAACGACGGAGAAGGAACCGGACCTCGTCCAGGTCGGCCTCGACCGGTTGCTCCGCGACGAGACGACCGGCGAGCAGCTCCTGGCCACGACCCGCGTGACGAATCAACAGGTCGACGGCCCGGTCGCGGTCCTGACCCTCGACAAGCCGGCCTCGCCCGGGTACCTGAAGGGGTTCCTGGTCCGGGAACTCGACCTGATCAACCGCGTCCCGGCCACCGGGAACGCGCCGACCGTCGAAGTAACCGGGGTGAAGTCCGAAGACCAGAAGACGGCCACGGACGAGAACCGATCCGGGCGCTACTCGAAGGTCAAGGTAGACGTGTCAAAGAACCCCGAGTTCAAGGCCCTGGCGGACGCGGCGGCCGCGAAGAAGCCGGCCCCGACGGACGAGGCGGCGTTCAAGGGCGCGCTCGGCCGGGCGATCACCGCGTTCGAAGCCCGGCCGATCCCCGACCGGCTGGAAACTTTCGACCCGGCGCTGGCCGCGGACACCCGGAACAAGGCGCTGTACGCGATCCTGGCGAGTTGGCTCGCGATCCTGGCGTACCTGTGGTTCCGGTTCGGGAACTGGACGTTCGGGGCGGCGGCCGTGCTCTGCCTGGTCCACGACCTCTGTTTCACCCTGGGGATGATCGCCGTCTGCCACTACCTGCACGACCTGCCGGTGTTCGGCACGATCTTCAAGCTCCAGGACTTCAAGATCGACCTGGCCGCCGTGGCCGCCCTGTTGACTCTGGTCGGGTATTCGGTGAACGACACGATCGTGGTGTTCGACCGCATCCGCGAAGTCCGCGGCAAGAGTCCGGTACTGACCGCCCAGATGATCAACGACAGCGTGAACGGCACCCTGAGCCGGACGGTGCTGGCGTCCCTGACCGTGTTCCTGGTGGTCGGGGTGCTCTACCTGTTCGGCGGCGAAGGGGTCCACCTCTTCTCGTTCGTGATGGTGGTCGGCGTGATCGTCGGGACGTACTCGTCGATCTACATCGCCAGCCCACTGTTGTTGATCTTCGGCGAAGGCACCCCGAAGACCGGCGACCGGCACCCCGGTTCGTCGACGACCGCCCAGGCGGCCGTCGCGGCCCAGGCGCCCGGCGAAGAAACGCTGGGGTAA
- the yajC gene encoding preprotein translocase subunit YajC, which translates to MTAYTLIADVTEPPAKGAAEQQNPFAFGGPFFLMAMFGLVAVFLFILPARRKQKEQDQMLAKLKPGAKVVLGSGIIGTVVKVQDDGEVTLRSEDAKLRVLRSAIVSVRGEESATDAKS; encoded by the coding sequence ATGACCGCGTACACACTGATCGCCGACGTCACCGAACCGCCGGCGAAAGGCGCCGCTGAGCAGCAGAACCCGTTCGCCTTCGGCGGCCCGTTTTTTTTGATGGCGATGTTCGGGCTGGTCGCCGTGTTCCTCTTTATTCTGCCGGCCCGCCGCAAGCAGAAGGAACAAGACCAGATGCTCGCGAAGCTGAAGCCGGGGGCGAAAGTCGTCCTCGGCTCCGGAATCATCGGCACGGTGGTGAAGGTCCAAGACGACGGCGAAGTGACGCTCCGATCGGAGGACGCGAAACTCCGCGTCCTCCGGAGCGCGATCGTCAGCGTCCGCGGCGAAGAATCCGCGACGGACGCGAAGAGCTAA
- the tgt gene encoding tRNA guanosine(34) transglycosylase Tgt, producing MSITFQVHRRDGAARTGSLATPHGVVETPMFMPVGTQATVKGLTPDQIAATGATIILGNTYHLTLRPGDELIAEMGGLHRFMCWDKPILTDSGGFQVFSLTSQRKITDAGAKFRSHIDGSPLELTPEKAVEIQQNLGSDIAMVLDECPPGDAPPDAMRDAVRRTILWAERCKRHHTRPDQSLFAIVQGGTDLDLRAECARELVAMDFPGYALGGFSVGEAPAAMHVALPTCAALLPDHKPRYLMGVGRPEDLLEGVAAGIDLFDCVMPTRSGRNALAFTYDGPLRLRNARHRRDPAPLESGCPCYTCGHFSRAYLHHLFAADEMLGPTLLSLHNVAFYLRLMADARAAIVDGRFGLFRDRCLARWHPAP from the coding sequence ATGTCCATTACCTTCCAAGTCCATCGCCGCGACGGCGCCGCCCGGACCGGGTCGCTCGCCACCCCGCACGGCGTCGTCGAGACGCCGATGTTCATGCCGGTCGGCACGCAGGCCACGGTCAAGGGGCTAACCCCAGACCAGATCGCGGCCACCGGCGCGACGATCATCCTTGGCAACACGTACCACCTCACCCTGCGGCCCGGCGACGAACTAATCGCCGAAATGGGCGGGCTGCATCGGTTTATGTGCTGGGACAAGCCGATCCTCACCGACTCGGGCGGTTTCCAGGTCTTCAGCCTCACCTCGCAGCGGAAGATCACGGACGCCGGCGCGAAGTTCCGCAGCCACATCGACGGCTCCCCGCTCGAACTGACGCCCGAAAAGGCTGTCGAGATCCAGCAGAACCTCGGGTCCGATATCGCGATGGTCCTCGACGAGTGCCCGCCCGGGGACGCCCCACCGGACGCCATGCGAGACGCCGTCCGGCGGACCATCCTCTGGGCCGAGCGATGCAAGCGGCACCACACGAGGCCGGATCAGTCACTCTTCGCCATCGTCCAGGGCGGGACCGACCTCGACCTGCGAGCCGAGTGCGCGCGGGAACTGGTCGCGATGGACTTCCCGGGGTACGCGCTGGGTGGCTTTAGTGTCGGCGAGGCTCCGGCCGCCATGCACGTCGCCCTGCCGACCTGCGCGGCCCTGCTCCCCGACCACAAACCCCGGTACCTCATGGGCGTCGGGCGGCCGGAAGACTTGCTCGAAGGGGTCGCGGCCGGGATCGACCTGTTCGACTGCGTCATGCCGACCCGCAGCGGGCGGAACGCACTGGCGTTCACTTACGACGGCCCACTCCGGTTGCGGAACGCCCGGCACCGGCGAGATCCGGCCCCGCTGGAGTCCGGTTGCCCGTGCTACACGTGCGGGCACTTTAGCCGCGCGTATCTGCACCACCTGTTCGCCGCGGACGAGATGCTCGGGCCGACCCTGCTCAGCCTGCACAACGTCGCGTTTTACCTGCGATTGATGGCCGACGCCCGGGCCGCGATCGTTGACGGGCGGTTCGGATTGTTCCGCGACAGGTGCCTTGCCCGGTGGCACCCAGCGCCCTAG
- a CDS encoding phage portal protein family protein has product MAALHADTKFNLLAWDADNLGETLTRDLVGVLQHLNFRDARWRYRWAFRLPDPDAREKLDSLVKAAHLPGPS; this is encoded by the coding sequence GTGGCGGCCCTGCACGCGGACACCAAGTTCAACCTGCTCGCGTGGGACGCTGACAACCTGGGCGAGACCCTCACCCGCGACCTCGTCGGCGTCCTCCAGCACCTGAACTTCCGGGACGCCCGCTGGCGATACCGGTGGGCCTTCCGGCTGCCCGACCCGGACGCCAGGGAGAAGCTCGATTCACTCGTGAAGGCGGCCCACCTGCCGGGGCCAAGCTGA
- a CDS encoding DUF1559 domain-containing protein, producing the protein MKTSRPCHRAFTLIELLVVIAIIAILIGLLLPAVQKVREAAARARCQNNLKQVSLGLQNYHSVLAQFPTGVVGPTNMATRYTWMTTLLPYLEQTALFTSINPIFANNTVTQNAAAFATKMPTYICPSDTSATDVYATGGSRSNVVGCFSADGGMVSSDANYTYEPASAKNPSSKLTLFNYNVTRRIADVIDGTSNSAAVSEVLTGPSGLYDQRGVWWDCWGAQYSHARTPDSNIPDSVWSVVANTTYNYCGDTSNQPKRNAPCAGTSTTWAGEIYTARSYHTGGVNIGLVDGSVRFVSDSVALANWQALGSINGGEVIDGSAF; encoded by the coding sequence ATGAAAACCAGTCGGCCGTGTCACCGCGCGTTCACGCTGATCGAGCTGCTGGTGGTGATCGCGATCATCGCCATCCTGATCGGGTTACTCCTACCCGCCGTGCAAAAGGTCCGCGAAGCGGCCGCCCGGGCCCGGTGTCAAAACAACCTGAAGCAGGTATCGCTCGGCCTGCAGAATTACCATTCCGTCCTGGCCCAGTTTCCCACCGGGGTGGTCGGCCCGACCAACATGGCGACCCGGTATACCTGGATGACGACCTTGCTCCCGTACCTCGAACAGACCGCCCTCTTCACAAGCATCAACCCGATCTTCGCGAACAACACGGTCACCCAGAACGCGGCGGCGTTCGCGACCAAAATGCCGACGTACATCTGCCCGTCCGACACGTCCGCGACGGACGTCTACGCGACCGGCGGCAGTCGCTCGAACGTCGTCGGGTGCTTCAGTGCCGACGGCGGCATGGTCAGCAGCGACGCCAACTATACCTACGAGCCGGCCTCGGCCAAGAACCCGTCGAGCAAGTTGACCCTGTTCAACTACAACGTCACCCGCCGGATCGCGGACGTGATCGACGGAACCTCCAATTCGGCCGCCGTCTCGGAGGTGCTGACCGGGCCGTCCGGCCTGTACGACCAGCGGGGCGTCTGGTGGGACTGCTGGGGGGCACAGTATTCGCACGCCCGCACGCCCGACTCGAACATCCCCGACTCCGTCTGGAGCGTGGTGGCGAACACCACTTACAACTACTGCGGCGACACGTCGAACCAGCCGAAGCGGAACGCCCCGTGTGCCGGCACCAGCACGACCTGGGCCGGAGAAATTTACACAGCCCGCTCGTACCATACCGGCGGGGTGAACATCGGCCTGGTCGACGGGTCGGTCCGGTTCGTGAGCGACAGCGTGGCCCTCGCCAACTGGCAAGCCCTCGGCAGCATCAACGGCGGGGAGGTGATCGATGGCAGCGCCTTCTAG
- a CDS encoding efflux RND transporter permease subunit: MRMTLPTLLAVFTLSIPACGGSNAIPDDVIRVTASYPGANARVVADTVAAPIEQQVNGVKDVTGLESESRADGSYTLTVRFTPRTDLDMALVLVQNRVALANPILPEAVRQSGVTVCKAPDGPPAFWVAVTSPGGRYDERYLANYARINLVDEFARLRGATNARTVGAGEGKIRMWLDPEKLAAGAMTAADVIRLIEEQNIKVSTGRAQDKPLEFALLARGRFVDPDRLRDVILRATPNGEVIRLRDVARFEVGIGDGTFATVDGSPAALVAVTAWRGITTAAEVGKVVDQLAKRAPEDVRMEVVADVPADDSLVVNVRLPESASRERVQGTVAKISKAVRALTGVQRCTAFGDDREPNAATIFVKRSGEKRPAVADIRKALRDVPDIVCRVREAGREPLRFALCDAGDQGAKALWKAASAVVERMTADTAVVDVVLVGSTSRPEVRYTIDQTKLKVFDVSLSDVSNTLRVAVGVSELKGATEIDRTVVIQVPSRPGATRDDLSGFKVRNKQGQMVPLSAVTTVQDVEAESVVVRVNLHPAVILTTNPGEGVSPKEAIARCQKLIEEALPKGYRAENLSRSGR, from the coding sequence ATGCGAATGACCTTACCTACCCTCCTGGCCGTATTCACTCTTTCCATCCCGGCGTGTGGCGGGTCGAATGCCATCCCGGACGATGTGATCCGCGTCACCGCGTCGTACCCCGGAGCAAACGCCCGCGTCGTCGCGGACACGGTCGCGGCTCCAATCGAGCAGCAAGTCAACGGGGTCAAGGACGTGACCGGCTTGGAGTCCGAGTCCCGTGCCGACGGCAGTTACACGCTGACCGTGCGATTCACTCCCAGGACGGACCTCGATATGGCCCTGGTCCTCGTCCAAAATCGAGTCGCCCTGGCTAACCCAATACTGCCCGAGGCAGTCCGTCAATCTGGTGTCACGGTCTGCAAAGCCCCCGACGGACCGCCCGCATTCTGGGTCGCCGTCACCAGCCCGGGCGGGCGGTACGACGAACGGTATCTCGCGAACTACGCCCGTATCAACCTCGTGGACGAATTCGCCCGACTCCGCGGCGCCACAAACGCACGCACTGTTGGAGCGGGTGAGGGGAAAATTCGGATGTGGCTCGACCCGGAGAAACTGGCCGCGGGTGCGATGACCGCGGCGGACGTGATTCGTCTGATCGAGGAGCAAAACATCAAGGTCTCGACAGGACGGGCTCAGGACAAGCCACTCGAGTTTGCTCTGCTGGCACGCGGCAGATTCGTAGACCCTGACCGGCTCCGCGACGTGATTTTGAGAGCCACCCCGAACGGCGAGGTCATCCGACTCCGCGACGTGGCCCGCTTCGAGGTCGGAATCGGTGACGGGACATTCGCCACCGTCGACGGGTCACCGGCCGCCCTGGTCGCGGTGACGGCGTGGCGTGGGATTACGACTGCGGCGGAAGTCGGCAAGGTCGTCGATCAACTCGCGAAGCGAGCCCCGGAAGACGTGCGCATGGAAGTGGTCGCCGACGTGCCGGCGGACGACAGTCTGGTCGTGAACGTGCGGCTGCCCGAATCGGCATCCCGGGAGCGAGTCCAGGGAACGGTCGCCAAGATTTCCAAAGCGGTCCGCGCGCTCACCGGCGTCCAGCGCTGCACGGCGTTCGGCGACGACCGCGAGCCGAACGCGGCGACGATCTTCGTGAAGCGGTCGGGGGAGAAGCGCCCGGCGGTCGCGGACATTCGCAAGGCCCTTCGCGACGTGCCGGACATTGTTTGCCGGGTGCGCGAGGCGGGGCGGGAACCCCTGCGGTTCGCCCTGTGCGACGCAGGCGACCAGGGTGCGAAAGCCCTTTGGAAGGCGGCGTCCGCCGTGGTGGAGCGAATGACGGCGGACACGGCGGTGGTGGACGTCGTCTTGGTTGGTAGTACGTCGAGGCCGGAGGTCCGGTACACCATTGACCAGACAAAACTCAAGGTTTTTGATGTCTCGCTCTCGGACGTGTCGAATACGTTGCGCGTAGCCGTCGGTGTGAGTGAACTCAAAGGGGCTACCGAAATCGATCGTACCGTGGTGATCCAGGTGCCCTCTCGCCCAGGAGCTACCCGGGATGATCTGAGCGGGTTTAAAGTGAGGAACAAGCAAGGGCAGATGGTCCCACTCTCCGCGGTTACAACCGTTCAGGATGTCGAGGCGGAGTCGGTCGTAGTTCGTGTCAACCTCCACCCGGCGGTGATCCTAACCACGAACCCGGGTGAAGGCGTATCACCCAAAGAAGCGATCGCCCGCTGTCAGAAACTGATTGAGGAAGCGTTGCCGAAGGGCTATCGAGCGGAGAACTTGAGCCGGTCGGGGCGGTAA